Proteins from a genomic interval of Channa argus isolate prfri chromosome 11, Channa argus male v1.0, whole genome shotgun sequence:
- the vamp5 gene encoding vesicle-associated membrane protein 5, with amino-acid sequence MENGKSRLEKTKEEVEEVKVIMMDNLNKASERSDKLNDLEDRAEELLEKSKGFEKTSNHLKQKKRWENKKMKVVFISIGVVAAVIIIGLIIGVITWNS; translated from the exons ATG GAGAATGGAAAGAGTCGCCTGGAGAAGAccaaggaggaggtggaggaggtgaaggtgATTATGATGGACAACCTGAACAAGGCTAGTGAGAGATCTGACAAACTGAATGACCTGGAGGATAGGGCTGAAGAGCTGCTGGAAAAG AGCAAAGGATTTGAAAAGACATCTAACCACCTGAAGCAAAAGAAACGGTGGGAGAACAAGAAGATGAAAGTGGTGTTTATTAGCATTGGAGTGGTAGCAGCAGTTATCATTATTGGACTTATAATAGGTGTTATCACTTGGAacagttaa
- the gcn1 gene encoding stalled ribosome sensor GCN1 — MAADTQVSDTLKKFAVKVTTASVKERKEIFGELKQCIKGKELPEPAIKGLCKLFCLTPHRYRDAASRRELLSVIAQLADNQPDILVSSLLHCLLNSGVISKNGQPSKSTGSAAFIGLSWTCLLVPSVFSVPEKREGPIWKKMVEVQSLLMAEVVGGAKTTTQKSILKNFGHLWRDNLGLVDQYISILLSLDQSPTTLVMLGVCLDFCAAQKDKATIEKHKSAALDLYIKSVIMCKTKPQQHILQKSSSLLRHVSHSEFKELLLPAVQKAMLRSPENAMQTVICLLSGVTLDLSPYAMDIGKAIASQLKANNTQLMEEAVQAMQNLVQQCSDPTALQDIVTHLFKILGGSEGKLTVVAQKMSVLSGIASCSHHAVSGTSGQSLSSAVTVMFIPYLQQEVHEGTLVHAVSVLAQWSSRLTVEVPTALLDWLKKAFTLKTSTSPVRQAYLQAMLGAFKGDTLAHASDLMPLLLQTVEKAAAQNSQHALLAEGVAASVLLSRLTLLETQTEAKFSSFWNLVLDEKKPLFSTEKFLSQANEETLLTVLLLCERIFLDHAHRLNTSKSQMYHHATVAVLLSRSWRVRKRAQQTIRKLLSSLGGSSLAHGLLGELHAFINKHKVLPQDVLVSESGELTELGRSYVPPRVLLDALCVICSSASQWGDPNEVENLAMEILIVTHHPSIVEARHGLWPFLLSSMNIKAEDYIEKNLEAILPHLLEVNADNQAVKNAAGALSSLSPNKLLPRVICHVTKGLSQPALLQVTKEEYAIMLTPEGQLYDNSIIQSAQKESTKKVNMKRENKAYSYKEQIIELELQEELKKKKGIKEEVQLTSKQKEMIQIQLDKEAAIRKRLQGLDVELQNVVGLLEAVLKEKPDQITRELPAVLQVLMPLLHSPLAAPRIQKVFLDIGVCLMPKALHYLAVLVGHVTLRLLKPECDLDEAWGQEDLDTAAYRTVLLLHNHTVPQRDGKTGDVSPLSAPAFSFCFPLLNATLRESSGCTEETENMMTRVLQVINEHCQLRASTESSDIVIDENGPELLPRVNMLLLLTRIISTATPRLQVLASQCLTALCASAGGEEGCTVAEQPEIDVLLNALLSPCFSVRDAALRGLLEMEFALPTDSTEASGMSLLRRLWVSRFDVEEEGRTLAEKLWESLDLELVPELCPLLIGDVTHHEEAVRSAAAEALSSAVSQYRDQSATVLGQLTELYHQKLYRPPPVLDALGRVISEAPPDQWEARSGIALALNKLSQYLNESQVTPLFLFFVPDALNDRHTEVRRCMLDAALSALNTHGKDNVSSLLPVFEEFLKNAPQDASYDSVRQSVVILMGSLAKHLDKNDPKVKPIMAKLITALSTPSQQVQESVASCLPPLVPAIKEDAAGIVKNLLQLLLESDKYAERKGAAYGLAGLVKGLGILALKQQDIMTTLTDAIQDKKNFRRREGALFAFEMLCNMLGKLFEPYVVHVLPHLLLCFGDGNQYVREAADDCAKAVMRNLSAHGVKLVLPSLLVALEEESWRTKAGSVELLGAMAYCAPKQLSSCLPSIVPKLTEVLTDSHVKVQKAGQQALRQIGSVIRNPEILAITPILLDALTDPSRKTQTCLQTLLDTKFVHFIDAPSLALIMPVVQRAFQDRSTDTRKMAAQIIGNMYSLTDQKDLSPYLPSVIPGLKASLLDPVPEVRTVSAKALGAMVKGMGESCFDDLLPWLMETLASEQSSVDRSGAAQGLAEVMAGLGVEKLDKLMPDVVQTASKVDIASHVRDGYIMMFIYLPVTFGDKFTPYVGPIIPCILKALADENEYVRDTALRAGQRIISMYAETAIALLLPELEQGLFDDLWRIRFSSVQLLGDLLFHISGVTGKMTTETASEDDNFGTAASNKAIIGALGAERRNRVLSGLYMGRSDTQLVVRQASLHVWKIVVSNTPRTLREILPTLFSLLLGFLASTCPDKRTIAARTLGDLVRKLGEKILPEIIPILEEGLRSDKSDERQGVCIGLSEIMKSTSKDAVLVFSESLVPTVRKALCDPLEEVREAAAKTFEQLHSTIGHQALDDILPTLLKQLDDEDTAEFALDGLKQVMAVKSRSVLPYLVPKLTAPPVNTRVLAFLSAVAGDALTRHLGVILPAVLSSLKEKLGTEDEAQELCSCQTVILSVEDEVGQRIIIEYLLEASRGTVPSLRQAAVTMLNGYFARTRLDYSNHTRSLLSGLIRLLNDSNPEVLSQSWDTINSITKKLDASSQLALIDDLHRDIKSAAAEVKGQHLPGFCLPKKGVTCILPVLREGVLTGSPEQKEEAAKALGGVIKLTSPEALRPSVVNITGPLIRILGDRFAWTVKTALLETLTLLLAKVGIALKPFLPQLQTTFLKALQDSSRAVRLKAAEALGQLVSIHTKVDPLFTEQLSAICNAEDSGVRETMLQALRFVIQGAGSKVDPTIRKNITTTLLSMLGHDEDATRMASAGCVGELCAFLSEEELRSVLLQHVLADVSGVDWMVRHGRSLALAIAVKSAPEKLCGKEYCDTVTETILANATADRIPIATSGIRAMGYLMRHHLKTEGGSSIPQQLITQFVKCLQNQSSDIRLVAERALWWVFKDPTTPTMEDSFIKPLLKSLLDNTKDKNTSVRAQSEHTIVNLLRLRQGEETMQAITAILDSASNDLLAECHRRSLKKIASLPDYNEEIDDTILT; from the exons ATGGCAGCGGACACGCAG GTTTCTGACACACTGAAGAAATTTGCTGTAAAGGTGACTACAGCCAGTGTAAAAGAGCGCAAGGAGATATTTGGAGAGCTGAAGCAGTGTATAAAGGGCAAAG AGTTACCAGAGCCTGCCATTAAAGGACTATGCAAGCTCTTCTGCCTCACACCACACAGATATAG GGATGCTGCATCACGAAGAGAGTTGCTCTCTGTCATTGCACAGCTGGCTGACAATCAGCCTGACATCCTAGTGAGCAGCCTCCTCCATTGCCTGCTGAACAGTGGAGTCATCAGCAAAAATGGACAGCCCAG TAAAAGCACAGGCTCTGCTGCTTTTATCGGCTTGTCCTGGACCTGCCTTTTAGTCCCAAGTGTTTTTTCCGTgccagagaaaagagaaggacCAATCTGGAAGAAAATG GTGGAGGTTCAGAGCCTTCTGATGGCTGAGGTGGTTGGTGGAGCCAAGACCACAACTCAGAAATCAATTCTAAAGAATTTCGGTCACCTTTGGCGGGAC AACCTTGGACTGGTTGACCAATACATCAGTATTCTATTGAGTTTGGACCAGAGCCCTACAACTCTGGTCATGTTAGGGGTGTGTTTGGATTTCTGTGCTGCCCAGAAAGACAAAGCTACAATAGAAAAGCATAAg aGTGCGGCACTGGACCTGTACATCAAATCTGTTATTATGTGCAAGACAAAACCGCAACAACACATATTGCAGAAAAGTAGCTCCCTACTTCGACATGTGTCCCACTCTGAGTTCAAGGAGTTGCTGCTCCCTGCTGTGCAAAAGGCAATGCTACGCAGTCCAGAGAACGCTATGCAGA CCGTTATCTGCCTGCTTTCTGGTGTGACTCTTGACCTCAGTCCATATGCCATGGATATTGGAAAGGCCATAGCAA GTCAGCTGAAAGCTAATAACACCCAGCTGATGGAGGAGGCGGTGCAGGCCATGCAGAACCTGGTCCAGCAGTGCAGTGATCCCACTGCTCTGCAGGACATTGTCACACACCTGTTCAAAATCCTTGGAG GATCTGAGGGAAAGCTCACAGTTGTTGCCCAAAAGATGAGTGTGTTGTCAG GAATTGCTAGCTGCAGCCATCATGCCGTGTCAGGAACGTCTGGCCAGTCTCTCAGTTCTGCAGTCACTGTGATGTTTATCCCTTACTTACAACAAGAAG tgcaCGAGGGAACCTTGGTCCACGCAGTGTCTGTGCTCGCTCAGTGGAGCAGTCGCCTCACAGTTGAAGTTCCCACCGCCCTGCTGGATTGGTTGAAAAAGGCTTTCACCCTTAAAACCTCCACTTCTCCTGTTCGACAGGCCTACCTTCAGGCAATGCTGGGGGCTTTTAAAG gTGACACTCTGGCCCATGCCTCAGACCTCATGCCCTTGCTCCTCCAAACTGTTGAGAAGGCCGCGGCACAAAACTCACAGCATGCCCTGCTTGCCGAAGGAGTGGCAGCTTCAGTCCTTTTGAGTCGTCTGACTCTGCTGGAGACACAGACAG AGGCGAAATTCTCCAGCTTTTGGAACCTGGTCTTGGATGAGAAGAAGCCACTGTTCAGCACAGAGAAGTTCCTCTCCCAAGCCAATGAGGAAA CTCTGCTCacagtgctgctgctctgtgaaaGGATCTTTTTGGATCATGCCCACAGACTTAACACCAGTAAATCACA GATGTACCATCATGCCACTGTTGCAGTTCTGCTGTCTCGGAGCTGGCGTGTGAGAAAGAGGGCACAGCAAACCATCAGGAAACTGCTTTCCTCTCTGGGAGGATCCAGCCTTGCCCACGGTCTTCTCGGTGAACTGCATGCATTTATCAACAAACACAAG GTTTTACCCCAGGATGTCCTAGTGTCAGAGTCAGGAGAGTTGACTGAGCTGGGTCGCAGCTACGTTCCCCCTCGTGTTCTGCTGGATGCGCTGTGTGTTATTTGCTCCTCTGCTAGCCAATGGGGCGACCCCAACGAAGTAGAGAATTTGGCCATGGAGATCCTCATAGTCACTCACCATCCATCCATAG TTGAAGCACGTCATGGTCTCTGGCCTTTCCTGCTCTCTTCCATGAACATAAAAGCAGAAGACTATATAGAAAAGAATCTGGAGGCTATTCTGCCACATCTATTGGAGGTCAATGCTGACAACCAG gcAGTGAAAAATGCTGCCGGtgccctctcctctctctcccccaaCAAGCTGTTGCCGCGAGTAATCTGTCATGTCACTAAGGGACTTTCCCAACCTGCTCTGCTTCAAGTGACCAAGGAAGAGTATGCCATCATGCTGACACCTGAGGGACAACTATATGACAACAGCATCATCCAGAG TGCTCAGAAGGAAAGCACCAAGAAAGTCAACATGAAAAGAGAGAACAAAGCCTACTCTTACAAGGAGCAGATCATTGAACTAGAGTTACAGGAG gagttaaagaagaaaaagggcaTCAAAGAGGAGGTGCAGCTTACGAGCAAACAGAAGGAAATGATTCAAATCCAACTTGACAAGGAGGCTGCCATTCGCAAGAGACTTCAAGGG CTGGATGTGGAGTTACAGAATGTTGTGGGTCTGCTGGAGGCAGTTCTGAAAGAGAAACCCGATCAGATCACCAGAGAGCTCCCTGCTGTCCTCCAGGTCTTAATGCCCCTACTACACTCACCTCTGGCTGCTCCACGCATCCAGAAGGTCTTCTTGGACATTGGAGTGTGCCTTATGCCCAAAGCCCTACATTATCTAG CTGTGCTTGTGGGACATGTGACCTTACGCTTGCTAAAGCCAGAGTGTGATCTGGATGAGGCCTGGGGACAGGAGGACCTGGACACAGCAGCCTACCGCACTGTACTGCTGCTGCACAATCACACTGTCCCGCAGAGAGATGGAAAGACTGGCG aTGTGAGCCCACTGTCTGCTCCAGCTTTCTCCTTTTGCTTCCCCCTCCTGAATGCCACACTCAGGGAATCTTcaggctgcacagaggagacagagaacATGATGACCAGAGTATTACAAGTTATCAATGAACACTGCCAGCTTCGAGCCAGCACAGAGAGCAGTGACATTGTTATTGATGAG aaCGGCCCTGAACTGCTTCCACGTGTCaatatgttgctgctgctgaccaGAATTATTTCCACAGCGACGCCAAGACTCCAG GTATTGGCTTCTCAATGTTTGACAGCTCTCTGTGCCAGTGCTGGAGGAGAAGAGGGGTGTACTGTGGCAGAGCAACCAGAAATAGATGTTCTGCTCAATGCCCTGCTGTCACCCTGCTTCTCTGTCCGAGATGCTGCACTCAGG GGGTTATTGGAGATGGAGTTTGCCCTGCCCACCGACAGCACAGAGGCCAGTGGCATGAGCTTGCTGCGTAGGCTTTGGGTTTCCAGGTTTGATGTTGAGGAGGAGGGACGAACCTTGGCTGAAAA ACTCTGGGAGTCTCTCGATCTGGAGTTGGTCCCTGAGCTCTGCCCCCTGCTCATTGGAGATGTCACCCACCACGAAGAGGCCGTccgttctgctgctgctgaggccTTGTCTAGTGCCGTCTCACAATACAGAGACCAGTCTGCTACAGTGCTAGGCCAGCTGACTGAGCTCTACCACCAGAAACTCTAT aGACCACCTCCTGTGCTGGATGCTCTGGGTAGAGTCATCTCTGAAGCCCCACCTGACCAATGGGAGGCCAG GTCTGGAATTGCTTTGGCTCTGAACAAGCTGTCCCAGTACCTGAATGAATCTCAGGTCACCCCTCTCTTTCTGTTCTTTGTGCCTGATGCTCTGAATGACCGCCACACTGAAGTGCGGCGCTGCATGCTGGATGCTGCTCTCTCAGCTCTCAACACTCACGGAAAG GACAACGTGAGCTCCCTGTTGCCAGTATTTGAGGAGTTCCTGAAGAACGCCCCCCAGGATGCCAGCTATGACTCAGTTCGTCAGAGTGTGGTTATTCTTATGGGCTCCTTGGCTAAACATCTCGACAAAAATGACCCCAAGGTCAAACCCATTATGGCCAAGCTTATTACTGCACTCTCTACACCTTCACAGCAG GTCCAGGAGTCTGTGGCCAGCTGTTTACCTCCTTTAGTCCCTGCCATAAAAGAGGACGCTGCAGGGATCGTAAAAAACCTGCTTCAGTTGCTGCTGGAGAGCGACAAGTATGCAGAGAGGAAGGGAGCAGCATATGGCCTGGCTGGACTGGTCAAAGGACTCGGTATCCTGGCACTCAAACAGCAGGACATTATGACCACACTAACAGATGCCATccaggataaaaaaaactttagacgGAGGGAAG GAGCACTGTTTGCCTTTGAGATGCTGTGTAACATGTTGGGGAAGCTGTTTGAGCCATACGTGGTTCATGTCCTTCCCCACCTCCTGCTCTGCTTTGGAGATGGAAACCAGTATGTCAGAGAG GCTGCAGATGACTGTGCCAAGGCTGTAATGAGAAACCTCAGTGCCCACGGAGTAAAACTGGTCCTCCCCTCCTTGCTTGTGGCCCTTGAGGAAGAGTCCTGGAGAACTAAAGCTG GCTCAGTTGAGTTGCTGGGTGCCATGGCCTATTGTGCACCCAAGCAGTTGTCCTCCTGCTTGCCCAGCATTGTGCCAAAACTGACCGAGGTGCTGACTGACTCCCATGTAAAAGTGCAGAAAGCCGGTCAGCAGGCCCTTCGACAGATTGGCTCAGTCATCCGCAACCCTGAAATCCTGG CCATCACCCCCATCCTGCTGGACGCTCTCACTGATCCATCCAGGAAGACCCAGACATGTCTGCAGACACTGCTGGACACTAAGTTTGTACACTTTATTGATGCCCCCTCCCTGGCCCTCATTATGCCCGTTGTCCAGAGAGCCTTCCAGGATCGCTCCACTGACACTCGTAAGATGGCTGCTCAGATTATTGGCAACATGTACTCCCTCACTGACCAGAAG GATCTGTCACCCTACCTGCCTAGTGTTATTCCTGGACTGAAGGCCTCTCTGTTGGACCCAGTACCTGAG GTTCGTACAGTGTCAGCCAAGGCCCTGGGTGCCATGGTGAAGGGGATGGGGGAATCCTGTTTTGACGACCTCTTGCCCTGGCTGATGGAGACGCTGGCCTCTGAGCAGAGCTCTGTGGATCGTTCTGGAGCTGCACAAG GTCTGGCTGAGGTAATGGCTGGATTGGGAGTTGAGAAACTGGACAAGCTGATGCCAGATGTGGTGCAGACAGCCAGCAAGGTGGACATTGCATCCCATGTCAGAGATGGCTATATAATGATGTTCATCTACTTGCCCGTAACCTTTGGAGACAAGTTCACTCCCTATGTTGGGCCCATCATCCCTTGCATTCTCAAG gCTCTGGCTGATGAGAATGAGTATGTGAGAGACACAGCACTGCGAGCTGGACAGCGAATCATCAGCATGTATGCTGAGACTGCCATTGCACTGCTGCTTCCTGAGCTGGAGCAGGGCCTATTTGATGACCTCTGGAGAATCAG ATTCAGCTCTGTGCAGCTACTTGGGGATCTGCTGTTCCATATCTCTGGAGTAACAGGAAAGATGACCACAGAGACTGCTTCTGAGGATGATAACTTTGGCACAGCTGCATCCAATAAA GCTATCATTGGTGCTCTGGGTGCTGAGCGGCGTAACCGTGTCCTCTCTGGCCTCTACATGGGCCGTTCAGACACACAGCTGGTAGTTCGACAGGCGTCCCTCCATGTGTGGAAGATTGTGGTGTCCAACACCCCAAGAACTCTTCGAGAGATCCTCCCAACACTCTTCAGTCTGCTGCTAGGCTTCCTGGCCTCCACTTGCCCTGACAAGAGAACG ATTGCAGCTCGGACGCTGGGTGACCTTGTAAGAAAGCTGGGAGAAAAGATTCTGCCTGAGATTATTCCTATCTTGGAAGAGGGACTGCGATCGGACAAGAGTGATGAGAGACAGGGTGTCTGCATTGGCCTAAGTGAGATTATGAAGTCCACCAGCAAAGATGCA GTGCTTGTCTTCTCTGAGTCACTGGTTCCCACAGTAAGGAAAGCTCTGTGTGACCCTCTGGAGGAAGTTCGAGAGGCTGCAGCTAAAACGTTTGAGCAGCTCCATAGCACAATCGGTCACCAGGCCCTGGATGATATCCTGCCCACCCTGCTCAAACAGCTG GATGATGAGGACACAGCTGAGTTTGCTCTGGATGGTCTGAAGCAGGTCATGGCAGTGAAGAGTCGCTCTGTGCTGCCTTACTTAGTTCCAAAG TTAACTGCTCCTCCTGTGAACACCCGGGTGCTGGCCTTCCTGTCTGCTGTGGCGGGAGATGCTCTGACACGCCATCTAGGGGTCATCCTCCCAGCCGTGCTCTCTTCGCTTAAAGAAAAACTGGGAACAGAGGATGAAGCCCAG GAGCTGTGCAGCTGCCAAACAGTGATCCTTTCAGTAGAAGATGAAGTGGGTCAGCGCATCATCATAGAGTACCTGCTGGAGGCTTCAAGAGGGACTGTCCCAAGCCTCAGACAGGCCGCTGTCACAATGCTCAACGGCTACTTTGCTCGTACACGCCTTGATTACAGTAACCATACACGCTCACTGCTGTCAGGCCTTATTCGCCTTCTTAATGACTCCAACCCAGAGGTCCTGTCTCAGAGCTGGGACACCATTAATTCTATCACCAAG AAACTGGATGCGAGCAGCCAGCTGGCTCTAATTGATGACCTGCATCGAGATATTaaatcagcagctgcagaggtGAAAGGTCAGCACCTGCCCGGTTTCTGTCTGCCAAAGAAG GGTGTCACTTGTATCCTGCCTGTCCTGAGGGAGGGGGTTCTCACTGGTAGCCCTGAGCAGAAAGAAGAGGCAGCTAAAGCATTAGGAGGGGTCATCAAACTAACTTCGCCTGAGGCACTGCGGCCCTCTGTTGTCAACATTACTGGGCCCCTTATTCGTATTTTGGGAGATCGTTTTGCTTGGACAGTGAAGACTGCTCTGCTGGAGACTCTCACCCTGCTGCTGGCCAAA GTTGGCATTGCCTTAAAGCCATTCCTGCCTCAGCTGCAGACCACCTTCCTGAAAGCCCTGCAGGATTCAAGCCGTGCAGTCCGGCTGAAGGCAGCTGAGGCCTTGGGCCAACTAGTTTCAATCCACACAAAGGTGGACCCACTCTTCACTGAGCAGCTCTCTGCCATCTGCAACGCTGAGGACTCTGGAGTCCG GGAGACTATGCTTCAAGCCTTAAGGTTTGTCATCCAAGGCGCTGGGTCTAAGGTGGACCCAACTATTCGCAAGAACATCACTACAACATTACTAAGCATGCTGGGACATGATGAG GATGCAACTCGAATGGCTTCAGCAGGCTGTGTTGGTGAGCTGTGTGCCTTCCTGTCAGAGGAGGAGCTAAGGAGTGTGTTACTTCAGCACGTCTTGG cGGACGTGTCTGGTGTGGACTGGATGGTGCGTCATGGTCGCAGCTTGGCCCTTGCTATAGCTGTCAAGTCCGCTCCTGAGAAGCTGTGTGGGAAGGAATACTGTGATACTGTGACAGAAACCATTTTGGCCAATGCCACTGCTGACAGG ATCCCCATTGCCACTAGTGGAATCAGAGCAATGGGATACCTGATGAGGCATCATCTCAAAACGGAAGGAGGCAGTAGTATTCCCCAGCAACTAATCACACAGTTTGTTAAG TGTCTTCAGAATCAATCCAGTGATATCAGACTGGTGGCAGAGAGGGCACTGTGGTGGGTCTTCAAAGACCCAACTACACCCACAATGGAGGACAGTTTCATCAAGCCCCTGCTGAAGAGTCTGCTGGACAacaccaaagacaaaaacaccagCGTCCGAGCCCAGAGCGAACACACCATTGTCAACCTGCTAAGACTCCGCCAGGGAGAGGAAACCATGCAG GCTATAACTGCCATTCTGGACTCTGCAAGTAATGACCTGCTGGCAGAGTGTCATCGCCGGTCTTTGAAGAAAATCGCCAGCCTGCCAGATTACAATGAAGAGATAGATGATACCATCTTAACATGA
- the vamp8 gene encoding vesicle-associated membrane protein 8 — protein sequence MDTDPERGGMAAAPEPQDKVQTLKDQVDGVKNIMTQNVDRILARGERLDDLMGKSEDLQAGAQHFKQTSQKVARSYWWKNVKLIVVIIVIVLIVVLIIILLATGVIPVSSSPPPVVPPSSKP from the exons ATGGACACCGATCCG GAGCGGGGTGGAATGGCCGCAGCACCGGAGCCACAGGACAAAGTACAGACTCTGAAGGATCAGGTAGATGGAGTGAAAAACATTATGACACAGAATGTAGACCGGATCTTGGCCCGAGGAGAGAGACTGGACGATCTCATGGGCAAGTCAGAGGACCTGCAGGCAGGG GCTCAGCACTTCAAACAGACGTCTCAGAAAGTAGCTCGTTCCTATTGGTGGAAGAACGTCAAGCTGATCGTGGTCATCATAGTGATCGTCCTCATCGTCGTCCTGATCATCATTCTGCTGGCCACCGGAGTTATCCCTGTCAGTTCCTCCCCGCCCCCTGTAGTCCCTCCCTCCTCTAAGCCATAA